The DNA region CGCTACCTCGTCGATGGTGGGCCGGTGCATCCGCGCCAGCAGGCGGTCATCGACGAACTGGCGGCGTTCCGCCGACCGTATCTGAGCCGGCTGTGGGCCCGGCTGCACGGTCGCGACGTGTGGCAGGAACCGTGCTCAGACGTCGACGAAGTTCGCGAGCTCCTCGAGGGGGTCGCAAGGTCGGTCAGTCTGGACCACCGTCAGCGGATCAAGTCGATGCTCGCCGCGGGGCAGCGGTGATGCGGTTCATCGCCCAAGCGGGTCTGTGGACCACCGGATCGGCCCCGGATGCGCCGCCGGTGACCGCGGTGCTGGAGGTCTCCGGTGCGGTGTTGTCCTGGACGGTTGACGGAGCACCCAATGACGTCCACTTCGCGTTCACCGATCCCGCACGGGCGGACTGGCTGTGGCGCATCACCGGCGAAGAGGCACACAGCGCGGTGATTTCCGCGCTCGGGTCGGCCGTCGCCCAGGGGGAGCTGGAGGTCGGCAAGGCCGACGTGCAGCCCGACACCCTGCAGCCGCTGCGCCGCCTCGCGCTCGGTCACTGGCTGCGACGTTGGTGGCCCGCAAGTCGGCGCGACGGTATCGCCGAGCTAGACGCGGCGGTTCTCGACGGCGAGCTCGCATTGCTGACCGCGGCCGCGCCGGATTATTTCACCGACGACACGTTCGACTCTGACGTCGAAGCGCTGCTCGGGCCGCACACCGCGGCGCTGGACGGTCTGACCCGGCACGTAGACCAGCGGGTCCGGGATCTTGCGTATGCCTGCGCCGAGTTGATCTCCGAACTCGGCGTGCACCCGATCGGTGTGGGGCCCGTTGACGAGCGAGCAACCCGCCAGGACGACTACGCCCTGGTCGCCGGTGCGGGTGCCACCGGCGCCGCAGCGGCCATCGCGACCGGGGTTTCCTCGGTACGCTGGGCTGCCGTTCCGGCCGGGGTCTTCGACGCGGCCGACAACACCATTGCCTGGCGCATCGAATCGACCGGCTCTGTCGTTGAAGCGGTGGTCCAGGTCGAGCTGTCCGGTCCTGGGTCGCCCGCAGGCATCCCGGTGTCGGTGAGGTCGGGCGGGTTCGGCGGAACGGGAACGCTGGACGGTTCGGGAACGGCATCCGTAACGATCGTGGATGCCGAACTGGCCCCGCTGACCGAATCTGTTGCCTGGGGCCTTGATTGGGTGCAGGCAGCGGTTACGGTAGGAGTCGAGGTCGCCGAGCCGGCGCAGCTTCGGGAACGGGTACGCAGCTACGCGCGCAGTCGCCTGGCACTGCGCGGACCCGATACCTTCCTGGCCGAGATCCTCGCCGCCGAATCGGATTACTGATCGTCGCGGTGGTTCGCCGTCATGGACTTGCGGATCTGGGCAAGCCGCTCAGCGGCGGCTCGCTGACGCGCGTCGTACTGCTGCTCGACGGCGCGTCCCTCCGGCGTCTCGGCCGCCAACTCGGCGGAACCGATCGAGGTGGCGTAGCGGTTCTCGATCTTCTCGCGCACCGAGTCGAAGGTCGGCACCCCATCGTCGGTATAACCAGTGTCGACCGGGATCGCCGGGTCGTCGGACAGTGCCGGGCCGTCCGGCAACGCTGAGGCGTCAGGCAGGTCGCTGGGTTCATCCGGCATGACACCAAGCTACCCGGCCGTGCAGTCGTGGCTGTCAACTCACCGGGGCTTGGCCAGTGGGAACGGAAGCGTCTCCCGGATCGATCGCCCGGTGATCAGCATAACGACCCGGTCCACACCCATACCGAGCCCGCCGGTGGGCGGCATCGCGTATTCCATCGCCTGCAGGAAGTCCTCGTCGAGCTCCATCGCTTCTGGGTCCCCGCCCGAAGCCAGCAGTGACTGCTCCTGCAGTCGACGCCGCTGTTCGACCGGATCGGTCAGCTCGCTGTATGCCGTCCCGAGTTCCACGCCCCAGGCCACCAGGTCCCAGCGTTCGGCGACGCCGGCAGTGCTGCGGTGCGGCCGGGTCAGCGGCGACACCGAGGTGGGGAAGTCCTTGTAGAACGTCGGCTCACGGGTCTGGTCCTCGACGAGGTGCTCGTAGAGCTCGAGGACGACGGCCCCGGCGTCCCAGTGGCTCAGGTACGGGACGCCGGCGGCATCGCAGAGCCGCCGCAGCGTGGAAAGCTCGGTATCGGGAGCGACGCGTTCACCCAGAGCTTCGGACACCGCGTCGTGGACGGTCTTGACCGCCCACTGCCCGGAGATGTCCACCGGCTCCAAGACGCCGTCGGCGCGCGATCGCATGAATACCTGAGCACCGTTGGCGGCCTGCGCGGCGTTCTGGATGAGCTCACGACACCCGTTGATCCAGACGTGGTAGTCGGCGTGCGCTTGATAGGCCTCCAGCAGCGTGAACTCGGGGTTGTGGCTGAAGTCCACGCCTTCGTTGCGAAAGGCGCGGCCGAGCTCGAAGACCCGTTCGACACCGCCCACACACAGCCTCTTCAGGTACAACTCGGGCGCGATCCGTAGATAGAGGTCGAGGTCGTAGGCGTTGATGTGGGTCAGGAACGGCCGGGCATTGGCGCCACCGTGAATCTGCTGCAGGATCGGTGTTTCGACCTCCAGGAAACCGTTGGACACCAACGTTTCGCGAATCGCGTGCAGAACCCCGCTGCGCGCGGTGATCAGCTCTCGCGCCTCGCTGTTGACCGCGAGATCGACGTAGCGGGCACGCACGCGGGCCTCCTGGTCGGTCAGCCCCTTCCACTTGTCCGGCAACGGACGCAGGCACTTGCCGATCAGCCGCCACCGGGTCAGCAGCGTCGACCACACCCCGGAACGGCTGTGGCCCATCTCGCCGGTGGCCTCGATCAGGTCGCCGAGGTCGATCGTTCGGGTGAAATCCGCGGGTGTGCTGCCGTCGAGAAGCGACGTGTCGAGCACCAGCTGAATCTCGCCGGACCAGTCCCGCAGTTGGACGAACAGCACGCCGCCGTAGTCCCGCATCCGCAGTACTCGACCGGCAACCGTCACCGGTGTGCCTGCCTCTTCCGAAAGCGCCTGCGCCACTGAGTGTGTCGGCGGGACGCCGACGGGGTAGGCGTCCACGCCGCTGTCCTGCAATGCTTTCAGCTTGGTGAGCCGAACCCGTACCTGCTCGGGCAGACGGGGCATCTGGGCGGGGTCGGTACCTATCTCGACCGTGCCCGCATCCGGTGCGGTGCCGTCCTGATGGAGCAGGCCGGTGGCCACCAGGGTTCCCGGGGCGGCGACATGCCGGCCGGTGTGCGGCTGCTCATGGCGTCGCGAAAACGGCAGCACCAGAAAGCCTTCGGCGATCACCGAGGCAACTCCGACCCGGGGCACTTCCCGTGCGTCGTCGTAACATGCATACCGCGGCACCCAGTCGGGCTGGTATTTCATGTTCGACCGATACAGCGTTTCCAGTTGCCACCAGCGGGAGAAGAACACCAGAAGCCGGCGCCAGAGTCGGGCAACGGGCCCGGCGCCCAGTTGTGCCCCCTGTTCGAACGCGGATCGGAACATCGCGAAGTTCAGTGACACCCGCGTGATCCCGATGTCCTGAGCCTGTCGGCACAACTCGCTGACCATCAGCTCGATGGTGCCGTTGGGCGATCGCGGGGAGCGGCGCATCAGATCCAGCGACACACCGGTGGTGCCCCACGGCACCAACGACAACATTGCTACCACCTTGTCACCGTCGATACCCGCCTCGACGGCTTCGACCAGTAGACAGTCGCCGTCAGCGGCATCGCCGAGGCGGCCCAGCGCCATGGAAAAGCCACGTTCGTCGTCGGTGTCGCGCCACGCGTCGGCGCGCTCGATCACCGCCGCCATCTCCTCGGCACCCAGGGTGCGGTGCCGACGCATCCGGACGGTGACGCCGGCGCGACGTGCGCGAGTGACAGCCTGGCGTACCGCACGCATATCTGGTCCGGAGAGCCGAAATTCATCGGTGTGCAAGATTGCTTCGTCACCCAGTTGCAGGGTGTTGAGTCCGGCGCTGCGGAAGGCCTGGGCGCCGGCCGCGGAGGCACCCATCACTCCGGGTGCCCATCCGTAGCGCTGGCACATCTGCAGCCACGCATCAATGGCCGCCGGCCAGGCTTTGGGATCACCGATCGGGTCACCGCTGGCCAGGCATACCCCGACCTCGACCCGGTAGGTGATCGCAGCTCGCCCGCTTCGTGCGAACATCACCGCTTTGTCGCGGCGGGTGGCGAAGTAGCCGAGTGAATCGTTGTTGCCGTAGGCCTCCAGCAGGCCGCGGATCGCCGATTCGTCCTGCCCGGTCAGCGCGTTGACGGCGCGTTGCGACTGAAACAGCACGATCGCGGCCGCCACCAGCGCCAGTGCGCCGAACAAGCCGAGCAGGGCGTTGACGAAGACATGTGGTTCGCCCGAGAAGGAAGCCGCGTCGGCGCCGGCGAACGCACCGACCCGGTTGAGCGCATACCAGAACCGGTACGGGCGAGTCAGGGTCCCGGGGAACAGCTCCAGCAGCGCCCAGCCGATCAGCGTTCCGATACCCATCCCGGCGATCAGGACGACTGCTGCCTTCAGCAGCGCCCCGCGCCGCACCTTGGCCCAGAACTCCTTGCGCGCCAGGAGCAGGAACGCCACCGCTGCGACGTGGAAGCCCAGGCCGATCAGCTCCCCGACGTGCTCGGGCCAGCGCTGGCCACCGCTGATCAGATCGATGGCGTTCACGATGCCGGCACCGACGAGATAGCCGAGCAGGATCCACCAGGCGATACGTTTGCGGGCGGCCAGCGCCGCGGCCAACAGCGCCAGCACGACAGCCCACGCGAAGCTGGTGTCGGGAAAGTTGAAGATGTAGTCGTCGACGAATTCGCGGGGCACCCGGATCACCGACCGCACCAGCGGGGAGATGCTCGCCAGCAGCGACAACGTCGCGATCACGCCGACGAACCAGCCGGCTGCCGCCGGAACCCACCGGTTACCGGATGGCGACCGGGTCCGCCCGGCGGTGATGTGCGTCATGGGCCGCGGTGAATTCGGTGTCACCAGACCGGGCCGGTGTATTTCTCGCCTGGACCTTTTCCGGGTTCGTCCGGAGCAGCGCTGGCCTCGCGGAAAGCCAGCTGCAACGTCTTGAGTCCGTCGCGGACCGGTCCGGCGTGCGGGCCCAGATATTCTGCAGACGCCGTGACCAGCCCGGCCAACGCGGTGATCAGGCGACGGGCTTCGTCCAGGTCGCGATGTGGGCTGTCGTCGGGATCGTCGGCCGACAATCCCAGCTTCTCGGCCGTCGCGCTCATCAGCATCACGGCGGCCCGGGTGATCACCTCGACGGCGGGAACCTCGGCGAGCTCGCGCACCGGCGGAGCGTCCGGGGATTCGGCGTGTGCAGGATCATCGGTCATAGCTGCTAGACTTGCACGCGCGACCGCCCCGGCGAACGCTGGGCGCAACAAGTGGAGTCCCACTCCCACCGCTGGCCGATGAAGTTTCGAGGGTACAGCGGTCCGGTCACAGACATCGATGATGTCTGTTCTGGTCGGCACTGGGCCCTGCATTGAGCAGGGCTTTCTGTTCTGAGGAACAGGGTGTCGACGGCGTGGGCACTCCTGAGGACAGCAGGCACTATCCAGGGAGGCCCCATCAGCACTGAGACCCGCGTCAACGAGCGCATTCGCGTACCTGAGGTTCGCCTGATCGGACCGGGCGGTGAACAGGTAGGCATCGTGCGCATCGAAGATGCTCTCCGCGTCGCCGCGGATGCTGATCTCGATCTCGTCGAAGTAGCTCCCAACGCCAGACCACCGGTCTGCAAGATCATGGACTACGGCAAGTACAAGTACGAGACGGCCCAGAAGGCGCGCGAGTCTCGCAAGAACCAGCAGCAGACCGTCGTCAAGGAACAGAAGCTGCGTCCCAAGATCGACCCGCACGACTACGAAACCAAGAAGGGTCACGTCATCCGCTTCCTGGAGGCGGGGTCGAAGGTCAAGGTGACGATCATGTTCCGCGGACGCGAGCAGTCGCGGCCCGAACTGGGTTTCCGGCTCCTGCAACGCCTGGGCGCCGACGTTGCCGAATACGGCTTC from Mycobacterium sp. SMC-4 includes:
- the lysX gene encoding bifunctional lysylphosphatidylglycerol synthetase/lysine--tRNA ligase LysX — its product is MTHITAGRTRSPSGNRWVPAAAGWFVGVIATLSLLASISPLVRSVIRVPREFVDDYIFNFPDTSFAWAVVLALLAAALAARKRIAWWILLGYLVGAGIVNAIDLISGGQRWPEHVGELIGLGFHVAAVAFLLLARKEFWAKVRRGALLKAAVVLIAGMGIGTLIGWALLELFPGTLTRPYRFWYALNRVGAFAGADAASFSGEPHVFVNALLGLFGALALVAAAIVLFQSQRAVNALTGQDESAIRGLLEAYGNNDSLGYFATRRDKAVMFARSGRAAITYRVEVGVCLASGDPIGDPKAWPAAIDAWLQMCQRYGWAPGVMGASAAGAQAFRSAGLNTLQLGDEAILHTDEFRLSGPDMRAVRQAVTRARRAGVTVRMRRHRTLGAEEMAAVIERADAWRDTDDERGFSMALGRLGDAADGDCLLVEAVEAGIDGDKVVAMLSLVPWGTTGVSLDLMRRSPRSPNGTIELMVSELCRQAQDIGITRVSLNFAMFRSAFEQGAQLGAGPVARLWRRLLVFFSRWWQLETLYRSNMKYQPDWVPRYACYDDAREVPRVGVASVIAEGFLVLPFSRRHEQPHTGRHVAAPGTLVATGLLHQDGTAPDAGTVEIGTDPAQMPRLPEQVRVRLTKLKALQDSGVDAYPVGVPPTHSVAQALSEEAGTPVTVAGRVLRMRDYGGVLFVQLRDWSGEIQLVLDTSLLDGSTPADFTRTIDLGDLIEATGEMGHSRSGVWSTLLTRWRLIGKCLRPLPDKWKGLTDQEARVRARYVDLAVNSEARELITARSGVLHAIRETLVSNGFLEVETPILQQIHGGANARPFLTHINAYDLDLYLRIAPELYLKRLCVGGVERVFELGRAFRNEGVDFSHNPEFTLLEAYQAHADYHVWINGCRELIQNAAQAANGAQVFMRSRADGVLEPVDISGQWAVKTVHDAVSEALGERVAPDTELSTLRRLCDAAGVPYLSHWDAGAVVLELYEHLVEDQTREPTFYKDFPTSVSPLTRPHRSTAGVAERWDLVAWGVELGTAYSELTDPVEQRRRLQEQSLLASGGDPEAMELDEDFLQAMEYAMPPTGGLGMGVDRVVMLITGRSIRETLPFPLAKPR
- a CDS encoding DUF1844 domain-containing protein, coding for MTDDPAHAESPDAPPVRELAEVPAVEVITRAAVMLMSATAEKLGLSADDPDDSPHRDLDEARRLITALAGLVTASAEYLGPHAGPVRDGLKTLQLAFREASAAPDEPGKGPGEKYTGPVW
- the infC gene encoding translation initiation factor IF-3, whose protein sequence is MSTETRVNERIRVPEVRLIGPGGEQVGIVRIEDALRVAADADLDLVEVAPNARPPVCKIMDYGKYKYETAQKARESRKNQQQTVVKEQKLRPKIDPHDYETKKGHVIRFLEAGSKVKVTIMFRGREQSRPELGFRLLQRLGADVAEYGFVETSAKQDGRNMTMVLAPHRGAKTRAKAAHDADAPARGSGGAQADHQTDPQN
- a CDS encoding PspA/IM30 family protein, with translation MPDEPSDLPDASALPDGPALSDDPAIPVDTGYTDDGVPTFDSVREKIENRYATSIGSAELAAETPEGRAVEQQYDARQRAAAERLAQIRKSMTANHRDDQ